Proteins from one Chitinophaga oryzae genomic window:
- a CDS encoding FecR family protein: protein MHQFQRKARRWLKARLPGSLPSAHDDMLHTEIEGHLSSGVFDNLSSPSGREAMYRRITERVKQQEQRSAALHKWWRAAAAILLPIMLAGGWWYDGYQEKPVQHAAAGLKKNKVLLTLSDGASIELDSSGKGVVTLQGNTVSMKQGNGNLVYNALVNESNKMPWHKITTPKGETFLLTLPDGSTALLNAESSIRFPVAFPKEGRQVEVTGEVYFEIQKDRTPFRVKAPESEISVLGTKFNVNGYTDNNGLRVTLLEGAVKVAARADSVLLRPGQQAVLTAGKATVSRQADLEEVMAWKDGNFVFNSLTLPEIMRQVCRWYDVEVSYEGPVSAKRFTGIINRNESITEILDFMQAAGVRYKLNDRKIVVIQ from the coding sequence ATGCATCAATTTCAGCGTAAAGCAAGGAGATGGCTAAAGGCCAGGCTGCCTGGTAGTTTGCCGTCTGCTCATGACGACATGCTGCATACAGAGATAGAGGGGCACCTGTCATCCGGCGTTTTTGACAACCTCAGTTCCCCGTCGGGCCGCGAGGCAATGTACCGGCGTATCACGGAACGGGTGAAGCAGCAGGAGCAGCGCAGTGCGGCTCTTCACAAATGGTGGAGGGCGGCGGCAGCCATCCTGCTTCCCATCATGTTAGCGGGAGGGTGGTGGTACGATGGCTACCAGGAAAAGCCGGTGCAACACGCTGCTGCCGGCCTGAAAAAAAATAAGGTGCTCCTTACGTTGTCAGACGGCGCCAGTATAGAACTGGACAGCTCCGGGAAGGGCGTTGTTACCCTGCAGGGAAACACCGTGAGCATGAAACAGGGCAATGGTAACCTGGTGTACAACGCGCTGGTAAACGAAAGCAATAAAATGCCCTGGCATAAAATAACCACCCCCAAAGGGGAAACATTCCTGCTTACACTGCCGGACGGCAGCACGGCGCTGTTGAATGCGGAATCTTCCATCCGTTTTCCGGTGGCCTTCCCAAAAGAGGGCAGGCAGGTGGAAGTAACCGGGGAAGTGTATTTTGAGATACAAAAGGACAGGACGCCTTTCCGCGTAAAAGCACCGGAATCGGAGATCAGCGTTCTCGGTACAAAATTTAACGTAAACGGTTATACGGATAATAATGGGCTGCGCGTCACCTTGCTGGAAGGAGCGGTAAAAGTGGCCGCCCGGGCGGACAGCGTGCTGTTGCGCCCCGGCCAGCAGGCAGTCCTGACAGCCGGAAAGGCTACCGTCAGCCGCCAGGCAGACCTGGAAGAGGTGATGGCATGGAAAGACGGAAACTTTGTTTTCAACAGCCTTACTCTGCCTGAAATTATGCGCCAGGTCTGCCGTTGGTATGATGTGGAAGTCTCCTATGAAGGCCCGGTAAGCGCCAAACGTTTTACAGGAATTATCAACCGAAATGAAAGTATAACAGAAATCCTGGACTTTATGCAGGCAGCCGGCGTCAGGTATAAGCTAAACGATCGGAAAATAGTCGTAATACAATAA
- a CDS encoding RNA polymerase sigma factor, which produces MMSSNTMPVCSTLLLEQVAGGNEHAFRQLFDTFADRIYGVAYTYTKSPHLSEEIVQDVFVKIWLKRASLPALKSIADYIFIISRNRIINELRRLKTEKKYLQQLFSAETENLRSPESEYVLKESRSLVLHAIDSLPPRQREVYQLNQLQGMRLGEVAIQLGLSRNTVRNHLSRAVQSVREYLHDHADEQTLLFVIIFLALQ; this is translated from the coding sequence ATGATGTCCTCAAACACAATGCCCGTTTGCAGTACGCTGCTTTTAGAACAGGTGGCTGGTGGTAACGAGCATGCCTTCCGCCAGCTGTTTGATACCTTTGCCGACAGGATCTACGGTGTTGCCTACACCTACACAAAATCTCCCCATCTGTCTGAAGAAATAGTACAGGACGTATTTGTGAAGATATGGCTTAAAAGAGCTTCACTGCCTGCGTTGAAGAGCATCGCAGACTATATCTTTATTATCTCCCGGAACCGGATCATCAATGAGCTGCGGCGCCTCAAAACGGAAAAAAAATATCTTCAGCAACTTTTTTCAGCAGAAACCGAGAATCTCCGTTCGCCGGAAAGCGAATATGTGCTTAAAGAATCCCGCAGCCTTGTTTTACATGCCATCGATAGCCTGCCGCCCCGGCAGCGGGAAGTATATCAGCTCAACCAGCTACAGGGCATGCGGTTGGGTGAAGTGGCCATACAACTGGGACTGTCCAGGAATACCGTTAGAAACCACCTGTCCAGGGCGGTACAATCCGTTCGGGAATACCTCCATGACCATGCCGATGAACAAACCTTGCTTTTTGTGATAATATTTCTCGCCTTACAGTAA